The Tripterygium wilfordii isolate XIE 37 chromosome 4, ASM1340144v1, whole genome shotgun sequence genome has a window encoding:
- the LOC119996542 gene encoding uncharacterized protein LOC119996542, translating into MKKPGAAEKKRVRRPSGDPNSDTPHRKQAAKKDVFQLFAEKVRDHKDLESRWAVLQETRVEYFRGKDFVSFLKIHPEVKEILESDKNLEVEEIANALLRSNLLVRCDRVVKTLRPGKKKLSTWPAHLEIFPDQLFSEHDAFFAWTFVKRRPLWQTLLSFFWPVLTLAICLFPVYPHKCKLLILYLCAGILLLIISLLTLRAAVFGALYIILGKRVWFFPNILAEEATLQELFRFCPKKDEEERPKWATRLFYAILAVLVILLLRHHAPDEAARARYQKRVSNIIDDVLEWSPRLALSGMMEKQQTIVNTTEPAASDETSSAKVPPPDRPGAETILEQQDEEVENIEDTERH; encoded by the exons AAACAAGCTGCCAAGAAAGATGTGTTTCAGTTATTTGCTGAGAAGGTTAGAGATCACAAGGATTTGGAATCTAGGTGGGCGGTTTTACAAGAAACAAGAGTCGAATATTTTCGAGGGAAGGATTTTGTGAGTTTTCTGAAGATTCATCCAGAGGTCAAAGAAATACTGGAATCTGATAAGAATTTAGAAGTTGAAGAAATTGCCAATGCTTTATTAAGAAGCAACCTTTTGGTGCGCTGTGATCGTGTGGTGAAAACTCTTCGTCCCGGGAAGAAAAAGTTGTCTACCTGGCCAGCACATTTAGAAATTTTCCCT GATCAGTTATTTTCAGAACATGATGCCTTCTTTGCATGGACATTTGTCAAGCGGCGGCCACTGTGGCAGAcacttctctcatttttctggCCAGTTTTGACGCTAGCTATTTGCTTGTTCCCTGTATACCCCCATAAGTGCAAGCTATTAATTCTCTACTTGTGTGCTGGGATCCTTCTGCTTATCATTTCCCTGCTCACAT TGAGAGCTGCAGTATTTGGTGCTTTGTATATCATCCTTGGGAAGCGTGTGTGGTTCTTCCCGAACATCCTTGCTGAGGAAGCTACATTGCAAGAATTATTCCGCTTCTGTCCCAAGAAAGATGAGGAGGAAAGACCAAAGTGGGCAACAAGGCTTTTCTATGCAATATTGGCTGTGCTGGTCATATTGCTGTTGAGGCACCATGCCCCTGATGAGGCTGCGAGAGCCAG GTATCAGAAGAGGGTCTCGAACATTATCGATGATGTTCTTGAGTGGTCCCCTAGATTAGCATTGTCTGGGATGATGGAGAAGCAGCAAACTATTGTTAACACCACAGAGCCCGCTGCTAGTGATGAAACAAGCTCAGCGAAGGTCCCTCCACCTGATAGGCCGGGGGCAGAAACCATCTTAGAGCAGCAAGATGAAGAAGTTGAAAATATAGAAGACACTGAGCGGCATTAA